From the Nitrospira sp. genome, one window contains:
- the lpdA gene encoding dihydrolipoyl dehydrogenase: protein MSKHIAILGAGPGGYVAAIRAAQLGARVTVIEQQALGGVCLNWGCIPSKALLSVIELGDKLKKAEDLGILLPGPPRYDLARMVARKNKVVASLVKGIATLFNAWKIDVVDGRGRLVDARTIAVTAKDGAQQQVQADAILIATGSSWPQLAQFPVDGKTIITSKQALDLESAPPRMIILGAGVEGCECASLFSGLGTQVTMIELQSAVLPLEDEEVSVLMARELKKRGVDVRTGTTIQEAQVRDGVVTAQLKDGTTVEAEMLLVSIGRGFQSRDIGVEAAGVTLGKRGEILVDDRMETNVPGVYAIGDVVGKAMLAHVASAQGKVAVENIMGHPTTIRYEVIPAGIFTLPEVGRVGLTERQARERAQAADQDPEQAVKVGRFRYAALGKAQATGDITGLFKVIADAATGQLLGAHIVGAHAADLIHEAALAMENGTTVSEISHMIHAHPTLAEGFVEAVEDVEGCAIHQMKKKS from the coding sequence ATGTCGAAACACATCGCGATTCTTGGAGCCGGGCCCGGCGGGTACGTGGCGGCGATTCGCGCAGCCCAATTAGGCGCACGGGTTACAGTCATCGAGCAGCAGGCGCTCGGCGGCGTGTGTTTGAACTGGGGCTGTATCCCCAGCAAGGCCCTCCTCTCCGTCATCGAACTCGGCGATAAGCTCAAGAAAGCGGAGGATCTCGGCATTCTGCTGCCCGGTCCGCCTCGTTACGATCTCGCCCGCATGGTGGCGCGGAAGAACAAAGTGGTGGCGTCGCTGGTCAAAGGGATTGCCACGCTGTTCAATGCCTGGAAGATCGACGTGGTCGACGGACGCGGCAGGTTGGTCGATGCCCGCACGATTGCGGTGACGGCGAAGGACGGCGCCCAGCAGCAGGTGCAGGCGGATGCGATTCTGATTGCCACGGGATCGTCCTGGCCGCAGTTGGCGCAATTTCCCGTCGACGGCAAAACCATTATCACCAGCAAGCAGGCGCTGGATCTGGAGTCGGCTCCGCCGCGGATGATCATTCTCGGCGCCGGGGTCGAGGGGTGCGAATGCGCCTCGCTTTTCAGCGGCCTGGGCACGCAGGTGACCATGATCGAGCTGCAATCGGCCGTGCTTCCGCTGGAAGATGAAGAGGTTTCTGTCTTGATGGCGCGCGAGCTCAAGAAGCGCGGCGTCGATGTTCGGACAGGGACGACGATTCAAGAGGCGCAGGTGCGTGACGGGGTGGTGACGGCACAATTGAAAGACGGCACTACGGTCGAAGCGGAGATGCTCCTTGTCTCGATTGGCCGCGGGTTTCAGTCGCGTGACATCGGGGTGGAGGCGGCCGGTGTTACGCTGGGGAAGCGGGGCGAGATTCTCGTCGATGACCGGATGGAGACGAATGTGCCCGGCGTCTATGCGATCGGCGATGTGGTCGGAAAGGCCATGTTGGCTCACGTGGCGTCCGCGCAGGGGAAAGTGGCGGTCGAAAACATCATGGGGCATCCGACGACGATTCGCTACGAAGTCATTCCTGCCGGTATCTTTACCTTGCCGGAAGTCGGTCGGGTCGGGCTGACCGAGCGGCAGGCTCGCGAACGGGCGCAAGCGGCCGACCAGGATCCTGAACAGGCCGTCAAGGTGGGACGCTTCCGCTATGCGGCGCTGGGCAAGGCCCAGGCGACCGGCGATATCACGGGATTGTTCAAGGTGATTGCGGATGCGGCGACCGGACAATTGCTGGGCGCGCACATTGTTGGTGCGCATGCAGCCGACCTCATTCATGAGGCCGCATTGGCCATGGAAAACGGTACCACGGTGTCAGAAATTTCCCACATGATCCATGCTCATCCCACACTCGCTGAAGGTTTCGTCGAGGCCGTCGAGGATGTGGAGGGCTGTGCGATTCACCAGATGAAGAAGAAGTCATGA
- a CDS encoding helix-hairpin-helix domain-containing protein, giving the protein MSILQSLLIKLGMLAMTMGVVLWIGWQVPQTMQRPAVSHAASFSSESAAETTVPAVDSKTSPASVSEGRMLSGRPPRVDLNGATAADFDQLPGVGPVLAKRMVDYRKSVGRFHAVEDLRAVKGIGKKKLEQLKPFVTVTKSATLEEGKKGPI; this is encoded by the coding sequence ATGAGCATCCTCCAGTCACTCCTCATCAAGTTGGGTATGTTAGCCATGACGATGGGTGTTGTGTTGTGGATCGGCTGGCAGGTTCCGCAAACGATGCAGCGGCCTGCGGTGAGCCATGCGGCGTCGTTTTCTTCAGAGAGCGCAGCGGAAACAACAGTGCCGGCAGTTGATTCGAAGACTTCGCCGGCCAGCGTCAGTGAGGGGCGCATGCTATCGGGTAGGCCTCCACGGGTTGATCTGAATGGTGCGACGGCAGCCGACTTCGATCAGCTTCCGGGCGTCGGCCCGGTGTTGGCCAAACGGATGGTGGATTACCGAAAGTCCGTCGGGCGGTTTCATGCGGTGGAGGATCTGCGTGCGGTGAAGGGGATTGGAAAGAAGAAGTTGGAGCAACTGAAGCCATTTGTCACCGTTACGAAGTCCGCCACGCTGGAAGAGGGAAAGAAGGGGCCGATATGA
- the gcvH gene encoding glycine cleavage system protein GcvH has product MIPSDLRYHKEHEWVRLNGKQATVGISHFAQDALGDIVFLDLPKAGAAVTAGQQIGEVESTKTTSTIYVPVSGTVSKINADLKDHPEVVNSDPYGKGWIAVIDLSNPGEVDQLMTAAQYEAFLASQKH; this is encoded by the coding sequence ATGATTCCCAGCGACTTGCGGTATCACAAAGAACATGAATGGGTGCGTCTCAACGGGAAGCAAGCGACGGTGGGTATCAGTCACTTCGCCCAGGATGCCCTGGGGGATATCGTGTTCCTCGACCTGCCGAAAGCCGGCGCCGCCGTGACAGCCGGGCAGCAGATCGGCGAAGTGGAGTCCACAAAAACGACCTCGACCATTTACGTGCCGGTCAGCGGCACGGTCTCGAAGATCAACGCTGATCTGAAGGATCATCCCGAGGTCGTCAACTCCGATCCCTATGGCAAGGGCTGGATCGCCGTGATCGATCTCTCGAATCCGGGAGAAGTGGATCAGCTCATGACGGCCGCGCAATACGAGGCCTTTCTCGCCAGTCAGAAACACTAA